Proteins from a genomic interval of Alosa alosa isolate M-15738 ecotype Scorff River chromosome 8, AALO_Geno_1.1, whole genome shotgun sequence:
- the ccn6 gene encoding cellular communication network factor 6 isoform X2, translating into MLSPHCRILLIVLAHQYLCRAQNHAQLPAVRGAGGAVERKQFCQWPCKCRAKPQCAPGVSSVLDGCGCCKSCARQIGEACNERDICDPHKGMYCDFSRDQPHYEVGICAYMMAVGCDLNGKHYENGQAFQPSPLYKCTCIAGAIGCTPVFIQKPTGLLGPASLQANAPAGLRSAQDPRKNQQDTIYRSMPAWKKNCLVQSTPWSPCSRTCGMGISVRVSNDNGKCEMRKDRRLCLLRPCDKKALKSMKMPQGKTCRPKFQAKKAEKLHLSGCSSTKKLRPTYCGVCTDKRCCVPNKSRMLTVAFKCKSGTNVKWKMQWITSCVCQRKCGDPGDMFSELYLL; encoded by the exons ATGCTATCGCCACACTGCCGAATCCTCCTCATCGTTCTAGCTCACCAG TACCTCTGCAGGGCACAGAACCATGCCCAGCTGCCAGCGGTGCGGGGGGCAGGTGGCGCCGTCGAGCGCAAGCAATTCTGCCAGTGGCCGTGTAAGTGCCGCGCCAAGCCCCAGTGTGCCCCGGGGGTCAGCTCCGTGCTGGACGGCTGTGGCTGCTGCAAGAGCTGCGCCCGTCAGATCGGCGAGGCCTGCAACGAGAGGGACATCTGCGACCCGCACAAGGGCATGTACTGCGACTTCTCCCGCGACCAGCCCCACTACGAGGTGGGCATTTGTGCCT ACATGATGGCAGTGGGCTGTGACCTGAACGGAAAGCACTACGAGAACGGCCAGGCCTTCCAGCCGAGCCCGCTCTACAAGTGCACGTGCATCGCTGGAGCCATCGGCTGCACTCCCGTCTTCATCCAGAAGCCCACAGGCCTCCTGGGTCCAGCGTCGCTCCAGGCCAACGCCCCGGCCGGCCTCCGCAGCGCACAGGACCCCAGGAAGAACCAGCAGGACACAATCTACAGGAGCAtgccag CCTGGAAGAAGAACTGCCTGGTGCAGTCCACTCCCTGGAGCCCCTGTTCCCGCACCTGCGGCATGGGGATCTCCGTGCGCGTCTCCAACGACAACGGCAAGTGTGAGATGAGGAAAGACCGGCGCCTGTGCCTCCTCCGGCCATGTGACAAGAAAGCGCTGAAGAGTATGAAG ATGCCACAAGGGAAGACCTGTCGGCCCAAGTTCCAGGCCAAGAAGGCAGAGAAGCTGCACCTGTCGGGCTGCTCCAGCACCAAGAAGTTGCGGCCCACCTACTGCGGGGTCTGCACGGACAAGCGCTGCTGCGTCCCCAACAAGTCCCGCATGCTCACCGTGGCCTTCAAGTGCAAGAGCGGCACCAATGTCAAGTGGAAGATGCAGTGGATCACTTCCTGCGTCTGCCAGAGGAAATGCGGCGACCCGGGGGACATGTTCTCAGAGCTGTACCTACTCTAG
- the ccn6 gene encoding cellular communication network factor 6 isoform X1: MLSPHCRILLIVLAHQYLCRAQNHAQLPAVRGAGGAVERKQFCQWPCKCRAKPQCAPGVSSVLDGCGCCKSCARQIGEACNERDICDPHKGMYCDFSRDQPHYEVGICAYMMAVGCDLNGKHYENGQAFQPSPLYKCTCIAGAIGCTPVFIQKPTGLLGPASLQANAPAGLRSAQDPRKNQQDTIYRSMPAYRDPPLAWKKNCLVQSTPWSPCSRTCGMGISVRVSNDNGKCEMRKDRRLCLLRPCDKKALKSMKMPQGKTCRPKFQAKKAEKLHLSGCSSTKKLRPTYCGVCTDKRCCVPNKSRMLTVAFKCKSGTNVKWKMQWITSCVCQRKCGDPGDMFSELYLL; encoded by the exons ATGCTATCGCCACACTGCCGAATCCTCCTCATCGTTCTAGCTCACCAG TACCTCTGCAGGGCACAGAACCATGCCCAGCTGCCAGCGGTGCGGGGGGCAGGTGGCGCCGTCGAGCGCAAGCAATTCTGCCAGTGGCCGTGTAAGTGCCGCGCCAAGCCCCAGTGTGCCCCGGGGGTCAGCTCCGTGCTGGACGGCTGTGGCTGCTGCAAGAGCTGCGCCCGTCAGATCGGCGAGGCCTGCAACGAGAGGGACATCTGCGACCCGCACAAGGGCATGTACTGCGACTTCTCCCGCGACCAGCCCCACTACGAGGTGGGCATTTGTGCCT ACATGATGGCAGTGGGCTGTGACCTGAACGGAAAGCACTACGAGAACGGCCAGGCCTTCCAGCCGAGCCCGCTCTACAAGTGCACGTGCATCGCTGGAGCCATCGGCTGCACTCCCGTCTTCATCCAGAAGCCCACAGGCCTCCTGGGTCCAGCGTCGCTCCAGGCCAACGCCCCGGCCGGCCTCCGCAGCGCACAGGACCCCAGGAAGAACCAGCAGGACACAATCTACAGGAGCAtgccag CTTACAGGGATCCTCCCTTAGCCTGGAAGAAGAACTGCCTGGTGCAGTCCACTCCCTGGAGCCCCTGTTCCCGCACCTGCGGCATGGGGATCTCCGTGCGCGTCTCCAACGACAACGGCAAGTGTGAGATGAGGAAAGACCGGCGCCTGTGCCTCCTCCGGCCATGTGACAAGAAAGCGCTGAAGAGTATGAAG ATGCCACAAGGGAAGACCTGTCGGCCCAAGTTCCAGGCCAAGAAGGCAGAGAAGCTGCACCTGTCGGGCTGCTCCAGCACCAAGAAGTTGCGGCCCACCTACTGCGGGGTCTGCACGGACAAGCGCTGCTGCGTCCCCAACAAGTCCCGCATGCTCACCGTGGCCTTCAAGTGCAAGAGCGGCACCAATGTCAAGTGGAAGATGCAGTGGATCACTTCCTGCGTCTGCCAGAGGAAATGCGGCGACCCGGGGGACATGTTCTCAGAGCTGTACCTACTCTAG
- the ccn6 gene encoding cellular communication network factor 6 isoform X3, with protein sequence MYSKQPYLCRAQNHAQLPAVRGAGGAVERKQFCQWPCKCRAKPQCAPGVSSVLDGCGCCKSCARQIGEACNERDICDPHKGMYCDFSRDQPHYEVGICAYMMAVGCDLNGKHYENGQAFQPSPLYKCTCIAGAIGCTPVFIQKPTGLLGPASLQANAPAGLRSAQDPRKNQQDTIYRSMPAYRDPPLAWKKNCLVQSTPWSPCSRTCGMGISVRVSNDNGKCEMRKDRRLCLLRPCDKKALKSMKMPQGKTCRPKFQAKKAEKLHLSGCSSTKKLRPTYCGVCTDKRCCVPNKSRMLTVAFKCKSGTNVKWKMQWITSCVCQRKCGDPGDMFSELYLL encoded by the exons ATGTACTCTAAACAGCCT TACCTCTGCAGGGCACAGAACCATGCCCAGCTGCCAGCGGTGCGGGGGGCAGGTGGCGCCGTCGAGCGCAAGCAATTCTGCCAGTGGCCGTGTAAGTGCCGCGCCAAGCCCCAGTGTGCCCCGGGGGTCAGCTCCGTGCTGGACGGCTGTGGCTGCTGCAAGAGCTGCGCCCGTCAGATCGGCGAGGCCTGCAACGAGAGGGACATCTGCGACCCGCACAAGGGCATGTACTGCGACTTCTCCCGCGACCAGCCCCACTACGAGGTGGGCATTTGTGCCT ACATGATGGCAGTGGGCTGTGACCTGAACGGAAAGCACTACGAGAACGGCCAGGCCTTCCAGCCGAGCCCGCTCTACAAGTGCACGTGCATCGCTGGAGCCATCGGCTGCACTCCCGTCTTCATCCAGAAGCCCACAGGCCTCCTGGGTCCAGCGTCGCTCCAGGCCAACGCCCCGGCCGGCCTCCGCAGCGCACAGGACCCCAGGAAGAACCAGCAGGACACAATCTACAGGAGCAtgccag CTTACAGGGATCCTCCCTTAGCCTGGAAGAAGAACTGCCTGGTGCAGTCCACTCCCTGGAGCCCCTGTTCCCGCACCTGCGGCATGGGGATCTCCGTGCGCGTCTCCAACGACAACGGCAAGTGTGAGATGAGGAAAGACCGGCGCCTGTGCCTCCTCCGGCCATGTGACAAGAAAGCGCTGAAGAGTATGAAG ATGCCACAAGGGAAGACCTGTCGGCCCAAGTTCCAGGCCAAGAAGGCAGAGAAGCTGCACCTGTCGGGCTGCTCCAGCACCAAGAAGTTGCGGCCCACCTACTGCGGGGTCTGCACGGACAAGCGCTGCTGCGTCCCCAACAAGTCCCGCATGCTCACCGTGGCCTTCAAGTGCAAGAGCGGCACCAATGTCAAGTGGAAGATGCAGTGGATCACTTCCTGCGTCTGCCAGAGGAAATGCGGCGACCCGGGGGACATGTTCTCAGAGCTGTACCTACTCTAG